From a single Cyclobacterium marinum DSM 745 genomic region:
- a CDS encoding SusC/RagA family TonB-linked outer membrane protein: MKRVLLSLAFSVLAVISVMAQSRTVTGTVTSEDEPNGIPGVNVSVKGTMVGTITAIDGTYTLSIPEGSNVLSFSFVGFETQEKMIDNQSQIDVFLMPDVKTLGEVVVVGYGTQSAKMSVQSISSLDNSQIERMPIFTAQEALQGQAAGVQLTGTSGVGGAQQNIRIRGVASLTAGGSPLFVVDGVPLNDGSSGNYSNESGAVTLNPLMELNPNEIESISVLKDASAVAIYGSRGANGVILIKTKKGTSGKSTINVDFYRGVQTPTTVRPYMSLDQYNQYRSARTGDPVSSFPQTGFDWPDAVIEQGKISNLNVSASGGSDNTTYFISGTYFMQDTYALGNELDRFNGRLNMTHKFSEKARFGANVGLAKTFNDRINSDNSTFAPLTSAFLHLPYNQPFDENGNYTRLGFVPNLLALADLAQTEYITRRTTANTYFEFDILPDLTFKTDWGIDQIQTEETMRYPDIIEPTGQGYKRIIQDYKWLSTNTLNYQKYVGNDHYLGALLGYSYEQSDYASMTVEGSGFVSDKLPNVASAATPTITSATGTGWRLASYFARVNYRYKDKLLFEGSARRDGSSRFGMDNRYGNFWAISGGWVLSEEKFLQNNSFLDFLKVNASYGTAGNDRVDNFASLGLYQAGSLGDYAGSPGIYPSQPANPTLGWEESAQFDFTLYATMFNNKLDVEASVWNKRTTGLLLDVPIPYTTGYASYAQNAGVMRNRGIDLMINSLNVQTSGFEWRTILNVGLLENEVLELPGASEDNEGRRFVQGSSSQRAIEGYSVNTFYLVRYNGINPETGEAEWLNGDGEPTTTYSTNDREIIGSAIPRISGGLTNTLSYKGFDLSALFTFTQGNYIMFDDLRFLYNPNNLNSFNLDPQLLDYWTEDNPNSFAPRLDGTTQSNFGQRSTIHIRKGDHIRLRNLSLTYNVPTEILERTKVLRSARIYGMAQNLLTFSNLEEGLEPEISGNGSDNQIQGESFFTPAQAKSFTLGVSLGF; encoded by the coding sequence ATGAAGAGAGTTTTACTTAGCTTAGCATTTTCGGTGTTGGCGGTAATCTCAGTGATGGCTCAAAGCAGAACAGTAACCGGTACGGTTACTTCTGAAGATGAGCCCAATGGGATACCAGGAGTGAATGTTAGCGTGAAAGGAACGATGGTGGGTACCATTACAGCTATTGATGGTACTTACACTTTATCGATTCCTGAAGGATCAAATGTATTGTCTTTTAGCTTTGTTGGGTTTGAGACCCAAGAAAAGATGATTGATAATCAAAGTCAAATTGATGTATTTTTGATGCCTGATGTGAAGACATTAGGAGAAGTTGTAGTTGTTGGTTATGGTACTCAATCTGCAAAAATGTCCGTACAAAGCATCTCGAGTTTGGACAATTCTCAAATTGAGCGAATGCCAATCTTTACAGCTCAAGAAGCCTTACAGGGGCAAGCTGCAGGTGTACAGCTAACAGGAACCTCCGGTGTAGGTGGAGCCCAACAAAACATACGAATTAGAGGTGTTGCTTCTTTAACAGCAGGAGGTTCACCATTGTTTGTTGTGGATGGCGTTCCATTAAATGACGGAAGTAGTGGAAATTACTCCAATGAATCAGGGGCAGTGACACTTAATCCACTGATGGAGCTAAACCCTAATGAAATTGAATCTATTTCCGTTTTAAAAGATGCTTCTGCGGTAGCAATTTACGGTTCTAGGGGCGCAAATGGTGTAATTCTTATCAAGACAAAAAAAGGAACAAGTGGTAAATCTACAATCAATGTAGATTTTTATAGAGGTGTTCAAACACCAACAACTGTCAGACCTTATATGTCTTTAGATCAATACAATCAGTACCGTTCTGCCAGAACAGGAGATCCGGTAAGTAGTTTTCCTCAAACCGGCTTTGATTGGCCTGATGCAGTGATCGAACAAGGTAAAATTTCTAACCTTAACGTAAGTGCTTCTGGGGGAAGCGATAATACCACTTATTTTATTTCAGGTACTTACTTTATGCAAGATACCTATGCTTTAGGAAATGAATTGGATAGGTTTAACGGAAGGTTAAACATGACCCATAAGTTTTCTGAAAAGGCAAGATTTGGGGCAAATGTAGGATTGGCAAAGACCTTTAATGATCGAATCAATTCAGACAATAGTACTTTCGCTCCCTTAACTTCTGCCTTTCTTCACTTGCCATATAACCAACCGTTTGATGAAAATGGCAATTATACCAGGCTGGGCTTCGTTCCAAATTTACTTGCGCTAGCGGATTTGGCTCAGACTGAATATATAACAAGAAGAACTACTGCAAATACTTACTTTGAGTTTGATATTCTTCCTGACCTGACTTTCAAAACTGATTGGGGGATTGATCAAATTCAGACGGAAGAGACCATGCGTTATCCTGATATTATTGAGCCTACCGGACAAGGGTACAAAAGAATAATTCAGGATTATAAATGGTTAAGCACTAATACGCTTAATTATCAGAAGTATGTTGGAAACGACCATTACCTTGGTGCGCTTTTGGGGTATTCTTATGAGCAATCCGACTATGCCAGCATGACGGTGGAAGGATCAGGATTTGTTAGTGATAAATTACCAAACGTGGCTTCAGCTGCTACCCCAACCATTACAAGTGCAACAGGTACAGGGTGGAGACTTGCTTCTTATTTTGCGAGGGTAAATTATAGGTACAAGGATAAATTGTTGTTTGAAGGTAGTGCAAGAAGGGATGGATCTTCTCGATTTGGAATGGACAACCGCTACGGTAATTTCTGGGCCATATCCGGTGGATGGGTTCTTTCCGAAGAGAAGTTTTTGCAAAACAATAGTTTCTTGGATTTTCTAAAAGTCAATGCAAGTTATGGTACGGCAGGAAATGATCGGGTAGATAATTTTGCTTCTTTAGGCTTGTATCAAGCAGGTAGTTTGGGAGATTATGCTGGAAGTCCCGGTATCTATCCGAGCCAGCCGGCAAACCCGACACTAGGATGGGAAGAGTCAGCTCAGTTTGACTTTACCTTGTATGCTACAATGTTCAACAATAAACTGGATGTTGAAGCTTCTGTTTGGAACAAACGAACCACTGGATTGCTTTTAGATGTTCCAATTCCTTATACTACAGGTTACGCAAGCTATGCGCAAAATGCAGGTGTTATGAGAAATAGAGGAATTGATTTAATGATCAATTCCCTAAATGTCCAAACTTCCGGTTTTGAATGGAGAACAATTTTAAATGTTGGCTTGCTTGAAAATGAAGTTTTGGAACTTCCTGGAGCTTCGGAAGACAATGAGGGAAGAAGATTTGTTCAAGGTTCTTCCAGTCAGCGAGCAATTGAAGGCTATTCAGTAAATACCTTTTACTTGGTGAGATACAATGGGATTAACCCAGAAACAGGAGAGGCAGAATGGCTGAATGGAGATGGAGAACCAACAACTACCTATAGTACCAATGACAGGGAGATAATCGGTTCAGCGATTCCAAGAATTTCTGGAGGGTTAACCAATACGCTTTCTTACAAGGGCTTTGACCTTTCTGCTTTGTTTACTTTTACACAGGGAAACTATATCATGTTTGATGACCTTAGGTTCTTGTATAATCCAAATAACCTAAACTCCTTTAACTTGGATCCGCAATTGTTGGATTATTGGACAGAAGACAATCCAAATAGTTTTGCCCCTCGCCTAGATGGAACCACTCAATCTAATTTTGGACAAAGATCTACGATTCACATTAGAAAAGGTGATCACATCAGGCTTAGAAACCTATCGCTTACTTACAATGTTCCGACTGAAATTCTTGAAAGAACAAAGGTACTTAGAAGTGCTAGGATATATGGAATGGCGCAAAACTTACTTACATTCTCAAATCTTGAGGAGGGTCTAGAGCCAGAGATCAGTGGAAATGGAAGTGATAACCAAATTCAAGGTGAATCCTTCTTTACTCCTGCTCAGGCAAAATCATTCACTTTGGGTGTTTCATTAGGATTCTAA
- a CDS encoding RagB/SusD family nutrient uptake outer membrane protein codes for MKNLKTILFIGLLGSLFSCENLDIDPQQSLSTELAFADKQSVEGSLLGVYSLTQELEVFGSLPQVIADFQADNVRFIGSFPTLQEVSIFTTQADNATLRDVWKAHYRAILAANAVVTFTPDSPDETLTTEERNQFVAEAKFMRSLLMFQLVNLYAQPVNIGGEDALGIPIVTDAFSGEITNYSRNTVGEVHAFIINELNEIVADLPDTYATSAFTRGRATKGAANALLSRIHLYRGEWQLAAERAKAVLDADDIYGLASNFNFWSENNSEYVFSIQNSEIDNGRTGSGGWGSYYNSAEDGGRGDAPFSDYLLDAYAATDKRLAELSKENVNAEGVSLIYTTKFPDVVTHSDNSPIIRTTEIVLNRAEALAQLNGINDESLELINELRERAGLDLLSAGDFDTEEAFIAQILEERRKELAFEGHRRMDLLRNNLPLRPEGDTYFDESKPGENKTILPIPQRELDINTGLVQNPGYE; via the coding sequence ATGAAAAATTTAAAAACAATATTATTTATAGGCTTGTTGGGCAGTCTTTTCTCTTGTGAGAATCTGGACATTGATCCCCAGCAATCCCTTTCAACAGAGCTCGCATTTGCTGACAAACAATCGGTTGAGGGTTCTCTATTAGGTGTTTATTCTTTGACTCAAGAATTGGAAGTATTTGGTTCTTTGCCTCAGGTGATTGCTGATTTTCAGGCTGACAATGTGAGATTTATAGGTTCTTTTCCTACACTACAAGAAGTCAGTATCTTTACTACCCAGGCAGATAATGCAACCTTAAGGGATGTATGGAAAGCACATTACCGTGCTATTTTAGCTGCCAATGCAGTAGTAACCTTTACCCCTGACTCTCCGGATGAAACACTCACAACTGAGGAAAGAAATCAGTTTGTAGCTGAGGCAAAGTTTATGCGTTCATTATTGATGTTTCAATTGGTTAATCTTTATGCTCAACCTGTTAATATAGGTGGTGAAGATGCTTTAGGTATTCCGATTGTAACAGACGCATTTTCCGGAGAAATTACAAATTACTCCAGAAATACTGTTGGAGAAGTTCATGCGTTCATTATCAATGAACTAAATGAAATTGTAGCTGATTTGCCTGACACCTATGCTACTTCTGCTTTCACTAGAGGAAGGGCTACAAAAGGAGCAGCCAATGCATTGCTTTCCAGAATCCACCTTTATAGAGGTGAGTGGCAATTGGCTGCAGAGAGAGCCAAAGCTGTACTTGATGCTGATGATATCTATGGTCTCGCTAGTAATTTTAACTTTTGGAGTGAGAACAATAGCGAATATGTATTTTCAATACAGAACTCAGAAATTGATAATGGAAGAACCGGCTCAGGTGGTTGGGGGTCATATTACAATTCTGCCGAAGATGGCGGAAGAGGAGATGCACCTTTTTCTGACTACCTATTGGATGCCTACGCTGCAACCGATAAAAGGTTAGCAGAGCTTTCGAAGGAAAATGTAAATGCTGAGGGGGTATCCTTAATCTATACAACTAAATTCCCTGACGTGGTTACGCATTCTGATAACTCACCTATCATTAGGACTACAGAAATTGTGCTGAATAGGGCAGAGGCCTTGGCGCAACTTAATGGTATCAATGATGAGTCCTTGGAATTGATCAATGAGCTAAGAGAAAGAGCCGGTCTTGATCTTCTAAGTGCCGGAGATTTTGATACAGAAGAAGCCTTTATTGCTCAAATTCTTGAAGAAAGAAGAAAGGAATTGGCATTTGAAGGACACCGAAGGATGGATTTATTAAGAAATAATTTACCTCTTAGACCTGAAGGTGACACTTATTTTGATGAATCTAAGCCGGGAGAAAACAAAACGATTCTACCGATCCCACAAAGGGAATTGGATATCAATACCGGATTGGTGCAAAACCCCGGTTACGAATAA
- a CDS encoding DUF6702 family protein → MLVIQLFLVLCSFELEAHPFYISLTDMVYNDDRKRIEIAQKIFWNDMEVALANASGQQVNFLRPENPEELEQIIESYVLLHNKVEVNGEAIKLSYLGHEIEEDAAWFYMESEEITEPKEVTIFNSLLIADFPTQQNIINFYKNRKPKSLITRQDKTSGQLKLD, encoded by the coding sequence ATGCTTGTAATTCAACTATTCTTGGTTCTGTGTTCTTTCGAGTTGGAGGCCCATCCTTTCTATATCAGCCTTACAGACATGGTGTATAACGATGATCGGAAGCGAATAGAGATTGCTCAAAAGATTTTTTGGAATGATATGGAGGTTGCTCTTGCCAATGCCTCCGGTCAACAAGTAAATTTTCTCCGTCCTGAAAACCCGGAAGAGTTGGAGCAAATAATTGAAAGCTATGTTCTTCTACATAATAAGGTAGAGGTAAATGGGGAGGCTATAAAACTCAGCTATCTGGGTCATGAAATAGAAGAAGATGCTGCTTGGTTTTATATGGAATCGGAAGAGATAACAGAACCGAAAGAAGTCACTATTTTTAATTCTTTGTTAATCGCGGATTTTCCAACGCAACAAAACATTATTAATTTTTACAAAAACCGTAAGCCGAAGAGCCTTATAACGAGGCAAGACAAAACCAGCGGACAACTAAAATTGGATTAA
- a CDS encoding HupE/UreJ family protein produces MNQFQLYFNLGIQHILDLKGFDHILFVLALAVVYMMKDWGRILVLVTAFTIGHSLTLALATLNVIRINTDLVEFLIPVTIAITALVNIFKPKSASGRGVQINYLFALCFGLIHGLGFSNYLRTLLGKEQSIFTPLLAFNLGLEVGQVVIVVLFLLVSTLITGIFRVNKKEWVLVISSIILGMSFMILLDSVYW; encoded by the coding sequence ATGAACCAATTTCAATTGTATTTTAATCTGGGTATCCAGCATATTTTGGATTTAAAAGGTTTTGATCATATTCTTTTTGTTTTGGCATTGGCAGTTGTTTACATGATGAAAGACTGGGGGAGAATCCTTGTGTTGGTTACGGCCTTTACTATAGGGCACTCCTTGACATTGGCACTTGCGACACTGAATGTGATTCGTATAAATACAGATTTAGTGGAGTTTTTGATACCGGTAACCATTGCCATTACTGCTTTGGTGAATATTTTTAAACCCAAATCAGCTTCTGGACGGGGGGTACAGATCAATTATTTATTTGCCCTATGTTTTGGTTTGATTCATGGTCTTGGATTCTCAAATTACCTGAGAACATTATTAGGAAAAGAGCAATCGATATTTACTCCATTATTGGCTTTCAATTTGGGCCTTGAAGTAGGACAAGTAGTAATAGTAGTGCTGTTTTTGTTGGTATCTACATTGATTACCGGCATATTTAGGGTCAATAAAAAAGAATGGGTATTGGTGATATCATCCATTATTTTGGGTATGTCTTTTATGATATTATTAGATAGCGTGTATTGGTAG
- a CDS encoding M1 family metallopeptidase has translation MKQAVFFFLLIITSNIGAYAQVDKQRHGNRFEQLGTDLRSPNVYRTASGAPGHEYWQQRADYEIEVELNDENQSISGKEKVTYYNQSPDPLDYLWIQLDQNQRDKDSETPKIASNKIHPKMNLGQLEDIIWHDMDLGLKIYSVTDANGKDIPATVNLTMMRLDLPTPLMPGEKFEFNMAWSFNSHDRTGFLATRPGYEYFEEDGNYIYTVAEWFPRMAVYSDFEGWQNKQFVGRGEFALVFGDYKVAITVPSDHMVGATGVLQNPTEVLSPKEMERWEQAKTTFDQPVVIRTQAEAEKLEKKRSSDKRTWVFHAENVRDFAWTSSRKFIWDAMAVRLENGKEVMAMSYYAKEANPLWGQYSTKVVAHTLKSYSAKTFDYPYPKAISVEASNGMEYPMICFNYGRPDKDGTYTEAIKYGMISVIIHEVGHNFFPMIVNSDERQWTWMDEGLNTFMQFMAEQEWQRDYPSRRGPAHKIVPYMKGEKHLLEPIMTNSENIIQFGANAYAKPATALNILRETIMGRELFDFAFKKYAQRWMFKHPTPDDFFRTMEDASAIDLDWFWRGWFFGTEPVDIAIQNVKWYKIDSKKPSEVKQDAKVAYEHEESYISRTRNKEDIDQTYLEADPTVGDFYNKFERFKVWPEEEKAYKDFRSQLRSEELEMLDSGLNFYEISFENLGGLVMPIIIQFHYADGTSEVETLPAQIWRMDEYKVTKVFAKDKEVVQIVLDPYRETADIDESNNYWPQKFIPSKFEMFKQGAAGRGTSSGPSPMKKEKK, from the coding sequence ATGAAGCAAGCTGTATTCTTTTTTCTGCTAATAATAACGAGTAATATCGGGGCTTATGCACAAGTCGATAAGCAAAGACATGGCAATAGGTTTGAGCAATTGGGTACGGATCTTCGTTCGCCAAATGTTTATCGAACAGCCTCCGGAGCGCCCGGGCATGAATATTGGCAGCAAAGGGCGGATTATGAAATAGAGGTGGAATTAAATGATGAAAATCAATCCATCAGTGGTAAAGAAAAAGTGACCTATTACAATCAGTCTCCTGATCCTTTGGATTACTTATGGATACAATTGGATCAAAATCAAAGAGATAAAGATTCAGAAACTCCAAAAATCGCATCCAATAAAATTCACCCAAAAATGAATTTAGGTCAATTGGAAGATATCATATGGCATGATATGGATTTAGGGCTTAAAATTTACTCTGTTACAGATGCCAATGGGAAAGATATACCCGCCACGGTAAATTTAACCATGATGAGATTAGACTTGCCAACCCCATTAATGCCGGGTGAAAAGTTTGAGTTCAATATGGCTTGGAGTTTTAATAGTCACGACAGAACCGGTTTTTTGGCTACCCGTCCGGGGTATGAATATTTTGAAGAAGATGGAAACTATATCTATACGGTAGCGGAGTGGTTCCCCAGAATGGCAGTCTATTCAGACTTTGAAGGTTGGCAAAACAAACAATTTGTTGGTAGGGGAGAGTTTGCATTGGTGTTTGGAGATTATAAAGTAGCTATTACTGTGCCTTCGGACCATATGGTGGGTGCCACAGGAGTACTCCAAAATCCTACTGAGGTTCTAAGCCCGAAAGAAATGGAGCGTTGGGAGCAGGCCAAAACTACTTTTGATCAACCTGTTGTTATTCGCACACAGGCTGAGGCGGAAAAACTTGAAAAGAAAAGGTCCAGTGATAAGCGTACATGGGTTTTCCATGCCGAAAATGTAAGGGACTTTGCTTGGACTTCTTCAAGGAAGTTTATTTGGGATGCCATGGCAGTTCGACTAGAGAATGGTAAAGAGGTAATGGCCATGTCTTATTATGCAAAGGAGGCCAATCCGCTTTGGGGACAATACTCCACGAAAGTAGTGGCTCATACCTTAAAATCTTATTCAGCTAAAACCTTTGATTATCCTTACCCAAAGGCCATATCCGTGGAAGCATCTAATGGAATGGAATATCCAATGATATGTTTTAATTATGGAAGACCGGACAAAGATGGCACGTATACTGAAGCCATAAAATACGGGATGATTTCAGTGATTATTCATGAAGTAGGGCATAATTTTTTCCCAATGATTGTTAATTCCGATGAGAGGCAATGGACCTGGATGGATGAAGGTTTGAATACTTTTATGCAGTTTATGGCAGAACAGGAATGGCAAAGGGATTATCCTTCGAGAAGAGGTCCAGCTCACAAAATTGTCCCTTATATGAAAGGGGAGAAACATTTGTTAGAGCCGATCATGACCAATTCTGAAAACATCATACAATTTGGAGCTAATGCTTACGCAAAGCCGGCAACAGCTCTTAATATTTTGAGGGAAACCATTATGGGTAGGGAACTATTCGATTTTGCCTTTAAAAAGTATGCACAAAGGTGGATGTTTAAACATCCTACTCCAGATGATTTTTTCAGGACAATGGAGGATGCTTCTGCCATTGATTTGGACTGGTTTTGGAGGGGTTGGTTTTTTGGAACTGAACCTGTGGATATAGCCATACAAAATGTCAAATGGTATAAGATTGATAGCAAAAAACCATCCGAGGTTAAGCAAGATGCTAAAGTAGCCTACGAACATGAAGAGTCTTATATTTCAAGAACTAGAAATAAAGAGGATATTGACCAGACTTATTTGGAAGCGGACCCTACTGTGGGTGATTTTTACAATAAATTTGAAAGATTTAAAGTATGGCCTGAGGAAGAGAAAGCATACAAGGACTTTAGAAGTCAGTTGAGAAGTGAAGAGCTGGAAATGTTAGACAGTGGGCTCAACTTTTACGAAATATCTTTTGAAAATTTGGGAGGGTTGGTAATGCCTATAATTATTCAATTTCATTATGCAGATGGCACAAGTGAAGTAGAAACACTTCCTGCTCAAATTTGGAGAATGGATGAGTATAAGGTAACCAAGGTTTTTGCCAAAGATAAAGAAGTTGTACAGATCGTTTTGGATCCATACCGAGAAACTGCTGATATTGATGAGTCTAATAATTATTGGCCTCAAAAATTTATACCTTCTAAGTTTGAAATGTTCAAACAAGGGGCTGCCGGTAGGGGAACTTCTTCCGGGCCGAGTCCTATGAAGAAAGAAAAGAAATAA
- a CDS encoding ammonium transporter: MTQELFTINNLWIMVATILVFIMHLGFAALEAGLTRAKNTVNILFKNTIIPAIGLLTYAFIGFNLMYPGEMFAGGFFGFGGLGLSLPEGWDTSAYSEGYTFFTDFIFQAMFAATAATIVSGAVAERIKLGPFIFFSILYVGICYPIAGMWKWGGGFLDTLSTPFYDFAGSTIVHSVGGWGAVIGAYLLGPRIGKYTNGKTNAIPGHNIPLAVFGVFLLWFGWFGFNGGSVLSADPGTVSLVFVTTALAGAAGAFGALLASYLKFKAYDITMVLNGILAGLVSITAGADLMSPTEAVIIGFIGGILVVFGVILFDNIKIDDPVGAISVHLICGIWGTLAVGIFGDLASGSQIVSQLIGIVSIGALCIVFSFVLFFLLKKTTGIRVDEQEETEGLDINEHGMHAYPDFETKE, translated from the coding sequence ATGACTCAGGAATTATTTACCATTAACAACCTTTGGATTATGGTGGCGACCATTTTGGTCTTCATCATGCACTTGGGTTTTGCTGCACTGGAAGCCGGACTTACCAGAGCAAAAAACACTGTTAACATTCTATTTAAGAACACAATCATCCCAGCCATTGGCTTATTAACGTATGCTTTTATCGGATTCAACTTAATGTATCCGGGTGAAATGTTTGCCGGAGGTTTCTTTGGATTTGGTGGTTTAGGACTAAGTTTGCCTGAGGGCTGGGACACTTCTGCCTATAGCGAAGGTTACACCTTTTTTACAGACTTTATTTTCCAAGCAATGTTTGCTGCTACCGCTGCAACAATCGTATCTGGAGCCGTAGCTGAGCGTATCAAATTGGGCCCATTCATTTTCTTTTCCATTCTATACGTAGGAATTTGTTACCCTATTGCAGGCATGTGGAAATGGGGCGGAGGATTTTTAGATACTTTATCTACTCCATTTTATGACTTTGCCGGTTCCACTATCGTTCATTCAGTTGGTGGATGGGGAGCCGTAATTGGCGCATACTTATTAGGCCCAAGGATTGGCAAATACACCAATGGCAAAACCAATGCAATCCCAGGTCACAATATACCTTTGGCCGTTTTTGGGGTATTTTTATTATGGTTTGGTTGGTTTGGTTTTAATGGAGGATCTGTATTATCTGCTGACCCGGGAACTGTTTCATTGGTATTTGTAACTACTGCCCTAGCCGGTGCTGCAGGTGCATTTGGAGCCTTACTTGCTTCTTACCTGAAATTTAAAGCATACGACATTACGATGGTACTGAACGGTATCTTGGCAGGTCTTGTAAGTATTACCGCCGGAGCAGATTTAATGTCTCCAACCGAAGCAGTAATCATTGGTTTCATAGGTGGTATCCTAGTCGTATTTGGTGTTATCTTGTTTGACAATATTAAAATTGATGACCCGGTAGGTGCCATCTCAGTACACCTTATATGTGGAATATGGGGAACACTTGCAGTAGGTATTTTTGGAGACCTTGCCAGTGGATCCCAGATAGTATCACAGTTAATTGGAATAGTATCTATAGGTGCACTTTGTATCGTATTCAGCTTTGTACTTTTCTTCCTTCTGAAGAAAACCACAGGTATTAGAGTTGACGAACAAGAAGAAACCGAAGGACTTGATATCAATGAGCATGGCATGCATGCTTACCCTGATTTTGAAACTAAAGAATAA
- a CDS encoding P-II family nitrogen regulator, giving the protein MKKIEALIRTSKFDEIHKCLSGLGVKFLTFYEVKGMGLQHAKMQHYRGVAYEPTFIPRTKLEIVVQDDLEDKVVACILNEGRTGEVGDGKIFVYDVEKAFRIRNDETGESAL; this is encoded by the coding sequence ATGAAAAAAATTGAAGCTTTAATTAGAACTTCGAAATTTGACGAAATCCACAAATGCCTTTCTGGCTTAGGTGTTAAATTTCTGACCTTTTATGAAGTGAAAGGTATGGGCTTGCAACATGCAAAAATGCAACACTACCGTGGCGTGGCTTACGAACCAACATTTATCCCCAGAACAAAACTGGAAATAGTCGTTCAGGATGACTTAGAGGACAAAGTGGTTGCCTGTATTCTCAATGAAGGCCGAACAGGAGAAGTAGGAGACGGGAAAATATTTGTTTACGATGTTGAAAAAGCATTTAGAATTAGAAATGACGAAACAGGGGAGAGCGCACTTTAA
- a CDS encoding nucleotidyltransferase family protein, with product MNKPTLLILAAGMGSRYGGDKQIDAFGPNAETIIEYSIFDAIRSGFGKVVFVVRQEILEESKEIFIPRFGELIQIEFVVQSLKNGVPEEYQHPDRKKPYGTAHALLCAKEVINEPFAVINADDFYGQEAFQALGNFLTHDVKPDLHCMVGYAIKNVLSDYGTVSRGVCDVSPEGMLTGMIERTAISKKEGGIFHEADGEKLKIDAENPVSMNCWGFHQSIFEQTEKLWLSFLKENKENLKSEFYIPKVANSIITEGIGKVKILEGGKVWFGVTYAQDKEHVMKELKKLHAEGEYPAKLW from the coding sequence ATGAATAAACCGACACTTTTAATTTTAGCTGCTGGAATGGGCAGCAGGTATGGTGGAGACAAGCAAATTGATGCCTTTGGACCGAACGCCGAAACAATTATAGAATATTCAATTTTTGACGCCATACGATCTGGATTTGGAAAGGTGGTATTTGTTGTAAGGCAAGAAATTCTAGAGGAAAGTAAAGAAATCTTTATTCCGAGATTTGGTGAATTGATTCAAATCGAATTTGTTGTTCAATCTTTAAAAAATGGAGTGCCCGAAGAATATCAGCATCCGGATAGGAAAAAACCTTATGGTACTGCCCACGCATTGCTTTGTGCCAAGGAGGTGATCAACGAGCCTTTTGCCGTTATCAATGCAGATGATTTTTATGGACAAGAAGCTTTTCAAGCCTTAGGGAATTTTTTAACCCATGATGTTAAGCCGGATTTACATTGTATGGTAGGCTATGCGATTAAAAATGTTTTATCAGATTATGGGACCGTTAGTAGAGGTGTCTGCGATGTCTCTCCAGAGGGCATGCTTACAGGTATGATAGAGCGAACAGCCATTTCGAAAAAGGAAGGTGGGATTTTCCATGAAGCCGATGGAGAAAAGTTAAAAATAGATGCCGAAAATCCGGTTTCAATGAACTGTTGGGGTTTTCATCAATCCATATTTGAACAAACAGAGAAGCTTTGGCTTAGTTTCTTGAAAGAGAATAAAGAAAATTTAAAATCTGAATTTTACATTCCTAAAGTAGCCAACTCCATTATTACAGAAGGTATAGGAAAGGTTAAAATTCTTGAGGGTGGTAAAGTTTGGTTTGGAGTTACCTATGCTCAAGATAAGGAACATGTAATGAAAGAATTGAAAAAACTTCATGCAGAAGGAGAATATCCGGCGAAACTTTGGTAA
- a CDS encoding DoxX family protein — translation MKKIVFSNKPFVLDFGLLLLRVGASLMLVSHGWSKVIHFSERLNSFADPIGLGPAVSLQLAIFAEFFCAIFLILGFMSRIILVPMIINMAVIAFIVHGGSEFGKQELSLIYLLVFIVLMLLGPGKISLDGTILKRRSRY, via the coding sequence ATGAAAAAGATTGTCTTTTCAAACAAGCCGTTTGTTTTAGATTTTGGTTTGCTCCTATTAAGGGTGGGCGCCTCCCTAATGTTGGTGTCTCATGGATGGTCCAAGGTGATCCACTTCAGTGAAAGACTCAATAGTTTTGCTGATCCCATTGGGCTAGGCCCTGCGGTTTCTTTGCAATTGGCAATTTTTGCTGAGTTTTTTTGTGCCATTTTTTTGATTTTGGGCTTTATGAGCCGAATCATACTTGTTCCTATGATAATAAATATGGCTGTTATAGCTTTTATTGTTCATGGGGGAAGTGAATTTGGTAAACAAGAACTTTCATTGATTTATCTTCTTGTTTTTATAGTATTAATGTTGTTAGGTCCCGGTAAAATTTCTTTAGATGGGACAATTTTGAAAAGAAGAAGTAGGTATTAA